From one Lolium rigidum isolate FL_2022 chromosome 4, APGP_CSIRO_Lrig_0.1, whole genome shotgun sequence genomic stretch:
- the LOC124705309 gene encoding RNA polymerase II C-terminal domain phosphatase-like 4 has translation MSLAADSPSPSLSSPSDDDDDFADLLAAELELELSSAADSAPHADPSASPASDHDEEGEEDVVVEVDALEQGSSKRRRVGEQHQDRTTAVMPDEDATGSFKDDQVKICPPHPGFFGGLCFRCGKSQDEEDVSGVAFGYVHKGLRLGTSEMDRLRGSEVKNLLRDRKLVLILDLDHTLINSTRLHDISAAEMDLGIQTAASKDLPNKSLFNLQGMYMLTKLRPFVRKFLEEASSMFEMYIYTMGDKAYAIEIAKLLDPGNVYFGSKVISNSDCTQRHQKGLDVVLGAESTAVILDDTEHVWQKHKENLILMERYHYFAASLRQFGFNDRSLSELMQDERESDGALATILDVLKRIHAIFFDSGVETALSSRDVRQVIKRVRQEVLQGCKLVFTRVFRSDCRAQDQIIWKMAEQLGAVCCSEVDSTVTHVVALHSGTDKARWAVKNKKFLLHPRWIEACNYRWQRLPEEGFPVPKSKEKGKEKVTEDAQTDS, from the exons ATGAGCCTCGCCGCCGACTCACCGTCGCCCTCCCTCTCTTccccgagcgacgacgacgacgacttcgctGACCTTCTAGCCGCGGAGCTCGAGCTCGagctctcctccgccgccgactcCGCTCCCCATGCCGACCCCTCCGCGTCACCCGCCAGCGACCACGACGAAGAGGGGGAGGAGGACGTGGTGGTCGAAGTAGACGCCCTAGAGCAGGGCAG TAGCAAGAGGCGTAGAGTGGGGGAACAGCACCAAGATCGAACAACAGCAGTGATGCCTGATGAAGATGCCACTG GTTCATTTAAAGATGATCAAGTAAAGATATGTCCTCCGCATCCTGGATTTTTTGGTGGACTATGCTTTAGATGTGGGAAAAGccaagatgaggaagatgtttCAGGAGTTGCTTTTGGTTACGTCCACAAG GGTTTGAGGCTAGGTACTTCAGAAATGGACAGGCTACGTGGGTCTGAAGTGAAGAATTTGTTGCGTGACAGAAAACTGGTGCTTATTTTAGACTTAGATCATACACTCATTAATTCAACCAGACTCCATGATATTTCTGCTGCTGAGATGGACCTGGGGATTCAAACTGCTGCATCAAAAG ATCTTCCGAACAAAAGCTTGTTCAATTTACAGGGAATGTATATGCTTACAAAGTTAAGACCCTTTGTCCGTAAATTTTTAGAAGAAGCAAGCAGTATGTTTGAGATGTATATATACACCATGGGTGACAAGGCTTATGCAATTGAAATAGCAAAGCTGCTTGACCCTGGTAATGTCTATTTTGGTTCAAAAGTGATTTCAAACTCTGACTGCACTCAGCGCCACCAGAAAGGCCTTGACGTGGTTCTTGGAGCTGAAAGCACTGCAGTGATTCTTGATGACACTGAGCAC GTCTGGCAGAAGCATAAAGAAAACCTGATTCTGATGGAGAGATATCATTATTTTGCTGCGAGCTTGCGCCAGTTTGGTTTTAACGACAGATCTTTGTCAGAGTTGATGCAGGATGAAAGGGAGAGCGACGGTGCTTTGGCTACAATTTTAGATGTCCTGAAGCGCATACACGCAATTTTCTTTGACTCG GGTGTTGAAACTGCTCTTTCTTCGCGAGACGTAAGACAG GTAATCAAGCGGGTGCGTCAGGAAGTGCTGCAGGGCTGCAAACTAGTCTTCACTCGAGTGTTCCGATCGGATTGCCGGGCACAGGATCAGATAATCTGGAAGATGGCCGAGCAGCTGGGCGCCGTTTGCTGCTCAGAAGTGGATTCCACTGTCACTCATGTGGTCGCCCTGCACTCTGGGACAGACAAGGCCCGCTGGGCTGTCAAGAACAAGAAGTTCCTGCTCCACCCGCGCTGGATCGAGGCCTGCAACTACCGGTGGCAACGGCTGCCGGAGGAAGGTTTcccggtacctaaatccaaggagAAGGGCAAGGAAAAGGTTACGGAGGATGCTCAGACTGACTCGTAG